Proteins from a single region of Hyalangium gracile:
- a CDS encoding DUF2293 domain-containing protein, with protein sequence MPDSLTVAPTSDPRRVRAPDGTLLTPPPGWTLLPPGDAGLTRRVKAAGPTWTVVEKKGRKTFSRGVWAPEAHITAARAELEAERATPAYARRRASDQARREREQAEYEVDFANAVLRFLSFAPAFTAQAKRLAVVVTSQSAPVGSGTVARTERIPLERRAEAAVIAWLRHQTTRYDDMRIARVKGARREVRRELAEVSRALLDVHRRDTPHLAATCPLCAALENPRKPD encoded by the coding sequence ATGCCTGACTCCCTGACTGTCGCCCCCACCTCGGATCCGCGCCGCGTGCGCGCGCCGGATGGCACCCTCCTCACCCCGCCCCCCGGCTGGACGCTGCTGCCCCCTGGCGATGCCGGGCTCACCCGCCGCGTGAAGGCCGCCGGCCCCACCTGGACGGTAGTGGAGAAGAAGGGCCGCAAGACGTTCTCCCGGGGCGTCTGGGCCCCCGAGGCCCACATCACCGCCGCCCGCGCCGAGCTCGAGGCCGAGCGCGCCACCCCCGCCTACGCCAGGCGCCGCGCCTCGGACCAGGCCCGCCGCGAGCGCGAGCAGGCCGAGTACGAGGTGGACTTCGCCAACGCCGTGCTGCGCTTCCTCTCCTTCGCGCCCGCCTTCACCGCCCAGGCGAAGCGGCTGGCCGTGGTGGTGACGAGCCAGTCGGCCCCCGTGGGCAGCGGCACCGTGGCCCGCACCGAGCGCATCCCCCTGGAGCGCCGCGCCGAGGCCGCCGTCATCGCCTGGCTGCGCCACCAGACGACCCGCTACGACGACATGCGCATCGCCCGGGTGAAGGGCGCCCGCCGCGAGGTGCGCCGCGAGCTGGCCGAAGTCTCTCGCGCCCTGCTGGACGTACACCGTCGCGACACGCCCCACCTCGCCGCCACCTGTCCCCTCTGCGCGGCCCTGGAGAACCCCCGGAAGCCGGACTGA
- a CDS encoding metallophosphoesterase, with protein sequence MTTFGLLHLSDLHLGNLEREPYAAQEQALFLQDLEKAHELAGPFDLVVISGDLTDSGTPEQFQRVEGFVQKLWNRLKELGSHDPKLLTVPGNHDVQLPSEEDSDMVLLEMWPKSPKISDLFWRQAASPIRKKVTEAFGSYQSWLTNSEQSRKLSCTEGLLPGDCSAHLEKDGVRLGLVGLNSSFLHLWEEQPFEMEVDLRQLNAVCNPDLPAWLKKQDLTLLITHHSQSSLSERAQRVYKESIYPPDRFVLHLFGSSSEGPQSVREGGAGSRCYLPGLSLFGRENLMDFGYRVARLKVGSDKVTFQVHTRIAQRNQNAGYTRFVAEPEVWNDSMPRTSRNAAPVLPIAPESILDKVMKILERIDKPELLCQALQTLGQAPPAQLEAVRRALAEKLLQPQEVSLASLKEAFRALAPLLPLLSDKALELLGLVTPFRWVPAQAGQMLSEVTQRAPEQRAVGLNAVHLDFTGRMYARRANPSNAPHWDLIPLSKLYEGSFEEIQRQIYQCLKVLLEVETDADVDGVLVELEETFKTAVVVLISTPVLSREILQRLQKHFRTLTFLLFTGTGDPPAPVDVLLPRLDPKQEQEAHKLHKTAEGLIGRQQASFRG encoded by the coding sequence TTGACCACCTTCGGCCTGCTCCACCTGTCGGACCTGCACCTGGGGAATCTGGAGCGTGAGCCGTACGCTGCGCAGGAGCAAGCGCTCTTCCTGCAGGATCTTGAGAAGGCTCACGAACTTGCAGGCCCGTTCGATCTGGTTGTCATCAGCGGGGATCTCACCGACTCCGGTACGCCCGAGCAGTTCCAGCGGGTCGAGGGCTTCGTGCAGAAGCTTTGGAACCGTCTCAAGGAACTGGGCTCTCATGACCCGAAATTGCTGACGGTCCCCGGCAACCACGACGTCCAGCTTCCCAGCGAAGAGGACTCGGACATGGTGCTCCTGGAGATGTGGCCGAAGTCTCCCAAGATCTCGGACCTCTTCTGGCGCCAAGCTGCGAGTCCCATCCGGAAGAAGGTCACGGAGGCATTCGGTTCCTACCAGTCATGGCTCACGAACAGCGAGCAGTCTCGAAAGTTGTCATGCACCGAGGGATTGTTACCGGGCGACTGCTCGGCACACCTGGAGAAGGACGGGGTGCGGTTGGGGCTGGTAGGGCTCAACTCCAGCTTCCTCCATCTCTGGGAGGAGCAGCCCTTCGAGATGGAGGTGGACCTCCGGCAGCTCAATGCGGTGTGCAATCCCGACCTGCCGGCCTGGCTCAAGAAGCAGGACCTCACGCTGCTGATCACCCACCATTCGCAGTCGAGCTTGAGCGAGCGCGCACAGCGCGTCTACAAGGAGTCCATCTACCCACCTGACCGCTTCGTGTTGCACCTGTTCGGGAGTTCGAGCGAGGGACCGCAGTCGGTGAGGGAGGGAGGGGCCGGAAGTCGTTGTTATCTGCCAGGCCTGTCACTTTTTGGCCGAGAGAACCTCATGGATTTCGGGTACCGAGTCGCCCGTCTCAAGGTGGGCTCCGACAAGGTTACCTTCCAGGTCCACACACGGATAGCGCAGAGGAACCAGAACGCTGGCTATACACGCTTCGTGGCCGAGCCCGAGGTGTGGAACGACTCTATGCCGCGCACTTCTCGGAATGCGGCACCGGTCCTCCCAATCGCGCCGGAGTCCATCCTCGACAAGGTGATGAAGATCCTGGAGCGCATCGACAAGCCGGAGCTTCTTTGCCAGGCGCTCCAGACGCTGGGGCAGGCACCTCCCGCTCAGCTGGAGGCGGTGCGCCGTGCGCTCGCCGAAAAGCTGCTCCAGCCCCAGGAGGTCTCGCTCGCCAGTCTCAAGGAGGCGTTCCGGGCGTTGGCCCCGTTGCTGCCCTTGCTCAGCGACAAGGCGCTCGAGCTGCTGGGTCTGGTCACTCCGTTTCGATGGGTTCCGGCTCAGGCGGGGCAGATGCTCTCGGAGGTGACCCAGCGCGCCCCAGAGCAGCGGGCCGTGGGGCTCAACGCCGTGCACCTGGACTTCACCGGGCGCATGTATGCGCGCAGGGCGAACCCCAGTAATGCTCCACACTGGGATCTCATCCCGCTTTCGAAACTCTATGAGGGGTCCTTCGAGGAAATTCAGCGCCAGATCTACCAATGCCTGAAGGTTCTCCTCGAAGTCGAGACCGATGCGGACGTCGATGGAGTGCTGGTGGAACTGGAGGAGACCTTCAAGACGGCGGTCGTGGTGTTGATCTCGACTCCCGTGCTGTCCCGCGAGATCCTCCAGCGCCTCCAGAAACACTTCCGCACCCTCACGTTTCTGCTCTTCACCGGCACGGGAGATCCGCCCGCGCCCGTGGATGTGCTCCTGCCCCGGCTGGATCCGAAGCAGGAACAAGAGGCGCACAAGCTCCACAAGACTGCTGAGGGGTTGATTGGCAGGCAGCAGGCATCTTTCAGAGGCTGA
- a CDS encoding PEGA domain-containing protein encodes MSNPQQPKPSWPPPEEGGHQPDEMKDALMGRSQEVEHVQSRFSNLQGPGQGGAQPGQGGAQPGAGTATRTGSSGTVSVHQAPPQEKVGTFLPSTEGGPWKVAAALKLGAAGFGLMAAVLFVLPELNGSFQLPDAPDTSGILPTTYRTIAPTLETPAPSKDPAEVITEQSTSFDGAAILVVESEPANVSVRVDGNDQGNTPVSLTLDCLPGKPIKVEVTRKGYERAQKITFCRTNTMVKLYARLKKIEKKPGAK; translated from the coding sequence GTGAGCAACCCACAGCAACCCAAGCCGAGCTGGCCTCCTCCCGAAGAGGGTGGGCACCAGCCGGATGAGATGAAGGACGCCCTCATGGGGCGCTCCCAGGAGGTCGAGCACGTCCAGTCTCGATTCTCCAACCTCCAGGGCCCGGGGCAGGGCGGAGCGCAGCCGGGGCAGGGCGGAGCCCAGCCTGGGGCGGGCACGGCGACTCGGACGGGCTCGTCCGGGACGGTGTCGGTGCACCAGGCGCCGCCGCAGGAGAAGGTGGGGACGTTCCTGCCTTCGACGGAGGGCGGGCCGTGGAAGGTGGCCGCGGCGCTGAAGCTGGGCGCGGCAGGGTTCGGGCTGATGGCGGCGGTGCTGTTCGTGCTGCCGGAGCTCAATGGTTCGTTCCAGTTGCCGGACGCGCCGGATACGTCGGGCATCCTTCCGACGACGTACAGGACGATCGCGCCGACGCTGGAGACGCCGGCGCCATCGAAGGACCCGGCGGAGGTAATCACCGAGCAGAGCACCTCCTTCGACGGGGCGGCCATCCTGGTGGTGGAGTCCGAGCCCGCGAACGTGTCGGTGCGGGTGGATGGCAACGACCAGGGGAACACGCCCGTGTCGCTGACGCTGGACTGCCTGCCGGGCAAGCCCATCAAGGTCGAGGTGACGCGCAAGGGCTACGAGCGCGCGCAGAAGATCACGTTCTGCCGTACGAACACGATGGTCAAGCTGTACGCGCGGCTGAAGAAGATCGAGAAGAAGCCCGGCGCGAAGTGA
- a CDS encoding rhomboid family intramembrane serine protease, whose protein sequence is MFPISDDNPTLRTPVMTYLLLGIIAFVWFFVQKAGLDSVAMAASVCNWGMVPGELTGRAQLGFAVPLSRDLACIIDAEPTNILTPLTSMFLHGGWGHILGNCLFFWVFGNNVEDSMGRLRFVIFYLLCGLIAAGAHVAIDPASPVPTVGASGAISGVLGAYLVLYPRVRVNLLVPIFFILRIFQVPAWLVLIYWFGLQLLSGLPQLSPIRPDASGGVAVWAHIGGFVAGVVLIKLFENRNYTAQRTTWRHRLHPDHP, encoded by the coding sequence ATGTTTCCCATCAGTGACGACAATCCGACGCTGCGCACCCCGGTGATGACGTACCTGCTGCTGGGGATCATCGCCTTCGTGTGGTTCTTCGTGCAGAAGGCGGGGCTGGACAGCGTCGCGATGGCCGCCAGCGTGTGCAACTGGGGCATGGTGCCGGGCGAGCTGACGGGCCGGGCGCAGCTGGGGTTCGCGGTGCCGCTGAGCCGGGACCTGGCGTGCATCATCGACGCCGAGCCCACCAACATCCTCACGCCGCTCACCTCCATGTTCCTGCACGGCGGGTGGGGCCACATCCTGGGCAACTGCCTGTTCTTCTGGGTGTTCGGCAACAACGTCGAGGACAGCATGGGGCGGCTGCGCTTCGTCATCTTCTATCTGCTCTGCGGGCTCATCGCGGCCGGGGCGCACGTGGCCATCGACCCCGCGTCTCCGGTGCCAACGGTGGGCGCGTCGGGGGCCATCTCGGGAGTGCTGGGGGCGTACCTGGTGCTCTACCCGCGCGTGAGGGTGAACCTGCTGGTGCCCATCTTCTTCATCCTGCGCATCTTCCAGGTGCCGGCGTGGCTGGTGCTCATCTACTGGTTCGGCCTGCAGCTGCTCAGCGGTCTGCCTCAGCTCTCGCCGATCCGGCCGGATGCCTCGGGCGGCGTCGCGGTGTGGGCACACATCGGTGGCTTCGTGGCGGGCGTGGTGCTCATCAAGCTGTTCGAGAATCGGAACTACACCGCGCAGCGCACCACGTGGCGACACCGGCTGCACCCGGACCATCCTTGA
- a CDS encoding AAA family ATPase, with product MTVSNYKKLFDPMNPVVPMVPAREGRGRLGDRRDGEVYEFTEQIVLAVNVAMATGRPLLLRGAPGSGKSSLAPWVARVMGWRYYEDVVSSRTQARDLLWVFDAVKRLSDAQAGDAKEEFHYVKPGVLWWAFNRESAARRGTPPDVNVAEAQEPNAVVNQKRHAERAVVLIDEIDKADPDVPNDLLVPLGSLQFTVGERPPILAAQAPFVVLTSNDERELPAAFLRRCVVLELPMPDKERLRRIAVAHFGDGEKDMALYERVADKVGALAKEAVGKGRRPPSTPEFLDTVTAFRRLQSDDSVSEELLEQLFQVTLLKS from the coding sequence ATGACTGTGTCGAACTACAAGAAGCTCTTCGACCCCATGAATCCGGTCGTGCCCATGGTCCCAGCGAGAGAGGGGCGCGGGCGCCTCGGAGATCGTCGCGACGGCGAGGTCTACGAGTTCACCGAGCAGATCGTGCTCGCAGTGAACGTGGCGATGGCGACCGGTCGCCCGCTGCTGCTGCGCGGCGCTCCAGGCTCGGGAAAGTCGTCACTGGCGCCCTGGGTCGCCCGGGTGATGGGATGGCGCTACTACGAGGATGTCGTCTCCTCCCGTACGCAGGCGCGGGATCTGCTCTGGGTCTTCGATGCCGTGAAGCGGCTGAGTGACGCCCAGGCGGGAGATGCAAAGGAGGAGTTCCACTACGTGAAGCCCGGCGTCCTGTGGTGGGCGTTCAACCGCGAGAGCGCGGCCCGGCGCGGTACTCCTCCGGACGTCAATGTGGCCGAGGCCCAAGAGCCCAACGCGGTGGTCAATCAGAAGCGCCACGCGGAGCGCGCCGTGGTGTTGATCGACGAGATCGACAAGGCGGATCCGGATGTGCCCAATGACCTGTTGGTACCGCTGGGCTCGCTCCAGTTCACCGTGGGCGAGCGGCCTCCGATCCTCGCGGCCCAGGCACCTTTCGTAGTCCTGACGTCCAATGACGAGCGTGAGCTTCCGGCGGCCTTCCTCCGGCGCTGTGTGGTGCTGGAACTGCCCATGCCTGACAAGGAGCGGCTGCGGCGCATCGCGGTGGCGCACTTCGGGGACGGCGAGAAGGACATGGCGCTCTATGAGCGCGTCGCCGATAAGGTGGGGGCTCTCGCCAAGGAGGCCGTGGGCAAGGGGCGACGCCCCCCCAGCACTCCCGAGTTCCTGGACACAGTGACGGCCTTTCGCCGGCTCCAGAGCGACGACTCGGTGAGCGAGGAGTTGCTGGAGCAGCTGTTCCAGGTCACCCTGCTGAAGTCCTAG
- a CDS encoding alpha/beta fold hydrolase — MVPLASLSIPLPSLRMQALEAGPADGPLVLLLHGFPELSESWREVLPVLGAAGFRAVAPDLRGYGGTDKPRYGYDTDTLAADIYQLARHLQPGRPVHIVGHDWGGAIAYHLAAHHPEVVDRLVVVNAPHPAVMARRIWNPAQLARSWYMFFFQLPWLPERALSRQGGANVPRLIRRALVNPSRVSDERLRPYAENFSRPEAARAAIDYYRQAIRRSVTPWGMRKMRGYPRIRAPFLLIWAEEDVALRRELTYDLEPWFEQPPYVRYLSGVGHFAPLEAPEQVSALLLEFLGHTAPRTRHEEPTDSAPLG, encoded by the coding sequence ATGGTTCCACTCGCCTCCCTGTCCATTCCCCTGCCGTCCCTGCGCATGCAGGCCCTCGAGGCCGGGCCCGCCGATGGGCCGCTCGTCCTCCTCCTGCACGGCTTCCCGGAGCTGTCCGAGAGCTGGCGCGAGGTGCTCCCGGTGCTCGGCGCCGCGGGCTTCCGCGCCGTGGCGCCGGACCTGCGCGGCTACGGCGGCACGGACAAGCCCCGCTACGGCTATGACACGGACACGCTGGCGGCGGACATCTACCAGCTCGCCCGACACCTCCAGCCCGGCCGGCCCGTCCACATCGTGGGGCACGACTGGGGCGGCGCCATCGCCTACCACCTGGCCGCCCATCACCCCGAGGTGGTGGATCGGCTGGTCGTCGTCAACGCTCCCCACCCGGCGGTGATGGCCCGGCGCATCTGGAACCCGGCCCAGCTCGCGCGCTCCTGGTACATGTTCTTCTTCCAGCTCCCCTGGCTGCCGGAGCGCGCGCTCTCCCGGCAGGGCGGGGCCAACGTCCCGCGCCTCATCCGCCGCGCCCTCGTCAACCCGTCGCGTGTCTCCGACGAGCGTCTGAGGCCCTACGCCGAGAACTTCTCCAGGCCCGAGGCCGCGCGCGCGGCAATCGACTACTACCGCCAGGCAATCCGACGCTCGGTGACGCCCTGGGGGATGCGCAAGATGCGGGGCTACCCGCGCATCCGCGCCCCCTTCCTGCTCATCTGGGCCGAGGAGGACGTCGCCCTGCGGCGCGAGCTCACCTATGACTTGGAGCCCTGGTTCGAGCAGCCTCCCTACGTGCGCTACCTGTCGGGCGTGGGCCACTTCGCTCCCCTGGAAGCACCGGAGCAGGTGTCGGCACTGTTGCTGGAATTTCTCGGGCACACCGCCCCGCGTACCCGTCACGAGGAGCCCACGGACTCCGCGCCTCTTGGCTAG
- a CDS encoding alpha/beta fold hydrolase has translation MNLNDWKQAGKTFLFEGHRIFYRDEGAGDVLLCLHGFPTSSWDWSRLWPELTPRFRVIAPDLLGYGFSDKPSKHVYSILEQATLTERLLESLGVTRVHVLSHDFGVSVVQELLARQLEHEQAGRQGLELRSSCFLNGGLFPEVYQPRLIQRLLAGPVGPLVARLVNQRSFERSFNAIFGEKTRPSKQALAEFWEAITYNDGSRISHRLISFMADRRRHQKRWTGALQRTRVPLRMVNGAADPVSGAHMAARYRELVPHPDIVSLEGLGHYPMVEDPQAVLKALLDFVERARIRLNPGRRPA, from the coding sequence ATGAACCTCAACGACTGGAAGCAGGCGGGAAAGACCTTCCTCTTCGAGGGGCACCGCATCTTCTACCGCGACGAGGGCGCGGGGGACGTGCTGCTGTGCCTGCATGGCTTTCCCACCTCCTCGTGGGACTGGTCCCGCCTGTGGCCCGAGCTGACGCCACGCTTCCGCGTGATTGCCCCTGACCTGCTCGGCTATGGGTTCTCGGACAAGCCGTCGAAGCACGTGTACTCCATCCTAGAACAGGCCACGCTCACCGAGCGGCTGCTGGAGTCCCTTGGAGTCACGCGCGTGCACGTGCTCTCTCATGACTTCGGCGTGTCCGTCGTCCAGGAGCTGCTCGCGCGGCAGCTGGAGCACGAACAGGCAGGGCGGCAGGGGCTGGAGCTGCGCTCCTCGTGCTTCCTCAATGGCGGCCTCTTCCCAGAGGTGTATCAGCCCCGGTTGATCCAGCGGCTGCTGGCGGGCCCGGTGGGGCCGCTCGTCGCGAGGCTCGTCAATCAGCGCTCCTTCGAGCGAAGCTTCAACGCCATCTTCGGCGAGAAAACCCGGCCCTCGAAGCAGGCGCTGGCCGAGTTCTGGGAGGCCATCACGTACAACGATGGTTCGCGCATCTCCCACCGGCTCATCAGCTTCATGGCGGATCGGCGCCGCCACCAGAAGCGCTGGACCGGCGCGCTCCAGCGCACCCGCGTTCCGCTGCGAATGGTGAACGGAGCGGCGGACCCGGTCTCGGGCGCGCACATGGCGGCGCGCTACCGCGAACTCGTCCCCCATCCGGACATCGTCTCGCTGGAGGGGCTCGGGCACTACCCGATGGTGGAGGACCCACAGGCCGTGCTGAAGGCCCTGCTGGACTTCGTCGAGCGTGCCAGAATTCGCCTCAATCCAGGGCGTCGACCAGCGTGA
- a CDS encoding metallophosphoesterase family protein, whose amino-acid sequence MATLRILHLTDFHQGQGGQQILWPQVRAEFEKDLKELHARTGPWDLVLFTGDLTQRGTEAEFQALEQTLTKLWERFAELGSNPELLFVPGNHDLQRPKSTSAVVKALTLWQKDEEIQQAFWSEPKGEYRKTVARAFEPFTEWAQARFAKGTLAVKQGLLPGDFSATVNRNGVSLGVVGLNSSFLQLSGRNFDGELHVDVRQLNAVCDGDPPQWLGRHQVSLLLTHHPESWLSPASRKEFREFIDRPGSFMAHLHGHMHESTAVFSREGGAQPRRKLCGASLFGLEEWMSPQGKQVQRLHGYSVIRIDVDGTKGKLTVWPRSLELNVNAGHRRMVPDTSRYDLETDGSFSEAFEVGAP is encoded by the coding sequence ATGGCTACTCTTCGCATCCTCCACCTGACCGACTTCCATCAGGGGCAGGGCGGGCAGCAGATCCTCTGGCCCCAGGTGAGGGCCGAGTTCGAGAAGGACCTCAAGGAGCTCCACGCGCGGACGGGACCGTGGGACCTGGTGCTGTTCACCGGGGACCTGACCCAGCGCGGCACGGAGGCGGAGTTTCAGGCGCTGGAGCAGACGCTGACGAAGCTCTGGGAGCGGTTCGCGGAGCTGGGCTCCAACCCCGAGCTGTTGTTCGTGCCGGGCAATCACGATCTGCAGCGCCCGAAGTCGACCTCGGCGGTCGTGAAGGCGCTGACCCTCTGGCAGAAGGACGAGGAGATCCAGCAGGCCTTCTGGAGCGAGCCGAAGGGTGAGTACCGGAAGACGGTGGCTCGAGCGTTCGAACCGTTCACGGAGTGGGCCCAGGCTCGGTTCGCCAAGGGGACGCTCGCGGTCAAACAGGGGCTGCTGCCTGGGGACTTCTCGGCCACGGTGAACCGGAATGGGGTGAGCCTCGGGGTGGTAGGGCTGAACTCCTCGTTCCTCCAGCTGAGCGGTCGGAACTTCGACGGCGAGCTGCACGTGGATGTCCGGCAGCTCAACGCTGTCTGCGATGGGGATCCACCGCAGTGGCTGGGGCGTCACCAGGTGTCGCTGCTGCTGACGCATCACCCCGAGTCATGGCTCAGCCCGGCGTCCAGGAAGGAGTTCCGCGAGTTCATCGACCGGCCTGGAAGCTTCATGGCTCACCTGCACGGGCACATGCATGAATCCACGGCGGTCTTCTCCCGTGAGGGAGGGGCCCAGCCCCGGCGCAAGCTGTGTGGCGCCTCGCTCTTCGGGTTGGAGGAGTGGATGAGCCCGCAGGGCAAGCAGGTCCAGCGCCTCCACGGCTACAGCGTCATCCGGATCGACGTGGACGGCACGAAGGGCAAGCTCACCGTCTGGCCTCGGAGCCTCGAACTCAATGTGAATGCGGGCCATCGGCGCATGGTGCCGGATACGAGCCGGTACGATCTCGAAACCGACGGGTCCTTCTCCGAGGCGTTCGAGGTGGGAGCTCCTTGA
- the rnz gene encoding ribonuclease Z, translating into MSLLRLTFLGTSAAQPTLHRNLSGLAVKVDTDLLLFDCGEGSQRQMVRFGTGFTVDAVFFTHFHADHYLGIIGFLRTLGMMGREQPMHMYGPPTARRVLHQAVHLGVEALAFPVELHELKDGDSVRRNGYTVHAVGVDHRINALGYVLAEDDRPGRFNVEKAKALGVPSGPDFGRLQRGEAVTLADGTTVRPEDVLGAARGGRRLVISGDTRPCASLTRAAKDADLLIHESTFSDDEQARAVETRHSTAREAARVAREAGARRLILTHLSSRHDTDPSKLLAQAREEYKGPVEVAHDGLTLELPLRD; encoded by the coding sequence ATGTCCCTCCTCAGGCTCACCTTCCTCGGCACCTCGGCCGCACAGCCCACCCTGCACCGCAACCTGTCCGGACTGGCGGTGAAGGTGGACACGGACCTGCTCCTCTTCGACTGCGGCGAGGGCAGCCAGCGGCAGATGGTGCGCTTCGGCACCGGCTTCACGGTGGACGCGGTGTTCTTCACGCACTTCCACGCGGACCACTACCTGGGAATCATCGGCTTCCTGCGCACGCTGGGGATGATGGGGCGCGAGCAGCCCATGCACATGTACGGCCCGCCCACCGCCAGGCGCGTGCTGCACCAGGCGGTGCACCTGGGCGTGGAGGCGCTGGCCTTCCCGGTGGAGCTGCACGAGCTGAAGGACGGCGACAGCGTGCGGCGCAATGGCTACACGGTGCACGCGGTGGGCGTGGACCACCGCATCAACGCGCTGGGCTACGTGCTGGCGGAGGATGACCGGCCGGGGCGCTTCAACGTGGAGAAGGCGAAGGCGCTGGGCGTTCCGTCGGGCCCGGACTTCGGCCGGCTGCAGCGGGGCGAGGCGGTGACGCTGGCCGACGGCACCACGGTGCGGCCCGAGGACGTGCTGGGCGCCGCGCGCGGCGGGCGGCGCCTGGTCATCTCCGGAGACACGCGGCCGTGCGCCTCGCTCACTCGGGCGGCGAAGGACGCGGACCTGCTCATCCACGAGTCCACCTTCAGCGATGACGAGCAGGCGCGGGCCGTGGAGACGCGGCACTCGACGGCGCGCGAGGCGGCGCGGGTGGCGCGCGAGGCGGGCGCCCGGCGCCTCATCCTCACGCACCTGTCCAGCCGGCACGACACCGACCCCTCGAAGCTGCTCGCGCAGGCGCGCGAGGAGTACAAGGGGCCGGTGGAGGTGGCCCATGACGGGCTCACCTTGGAGCTGCCGCTGCGCGACTGA
- a CDS encoding amidohydrolase: MLRVRSALSAVILLAFVAGCARRAPDPTSSDSSTTVYVAHRVRTLDASRPLAEAIAVRGGKVLATGSRDEVLAAAGSDARVVDLGDATLVPGLVDGHGHLSGLGRALSAVTLTGATSRQEALERLKAARPSAFQGDWLIGQGWDQNDWPEKAFPTRAELDAHWPSTPVALSRIDGHAMWVNGEALRRARITRDTPDPRGGRILRGPDGEATGVLIDNAMGLIDAVMPPATHEQFEAQLSEALATCAKGGMTGVHDAGMDLRTFQLLKRWDAEGRLPLRVYAMADGMGSEREKYLELGPFQGNKLTMRAVKLMMDGALGSRGAALHAPYSDEPAQRGLVLLNAEEYEARVRAFIARGFQVATHAIGDRANTLVLDTLLRVAGPEGVRSGRHRVEHAQVMRLEDIQRMGANGFIASVQPTHATSDMPWAEVRVGPERVLGAYAWQRLKAAGAPLALGSDFPVERPDMLAGLYAARTRQDAAGQPPGGWFPDQRLSGEEALEGFTAGNAYASFAEKERGRLVPGMDADFVVLSVDPVEAEPTALLTARVLLTVVAGSEAYRESTR, translated from the coding sequence ATGCTACGTGTCCGCAGTGCCCTCTCGGCGGTGATCCTCCTGGCGTTCGTGGCGGGCTGTGCCCGGCGCGCGCCCGATCCGACTTCCTCCGATTCCTCCACCACGGTGTATGTGGCGCACCGGGTGCGGACGCTCGATGCCTCCCGCCCGCTCGCCGAGGCGATCGCCGTGCGGGGAGGCAAGGTGCTCGCGACGGGGAGCCGCGACGAGGTGCTCGCCGCCGCCGGCAGTGACGCGCGGGTGGTGGACCTCGGGGACGCGACGCTCGTCCCCGGCCTCGTGGATGGCCATGGCCACCTCTCCGGGCTGGGCCGCGCGCTCTCCGCCGTCACGCTCACCGGAGCCACCTCCCGCCAGGAGGCGCTCGAGCGCCTGAAGGCCGCGCGCCCCTCCGCCTTCCAGGGAGACTGGCTCATCGGCCAGGGGTGGGACCAGAACGACTGGCCGGAGAAGGCGTTCCCCACCCGCGCGGAGCTGGATGCGCACTGGCCCTCCACCCCCGTGGCCCTGTCGCGCATCGACGGCCACGCGATGTGGGTGAACGGCGAGGCCCTGCGCCGCGCGCGCATCACCCGGGACACCCCGGATCCGCGAGGCGGGCGCATCCTCCGAGGCCCCGACGGAGAGGCCACCGGAGTGCTCATCGACAACGCGATGGGGCTCATCGACGCGGTCATGCCCCCCGCCACCCACGAGCAGTTCGAGGCCCAGCTCTCCGAGGCGCTCGCCACCTGCGCCAAAGGAGGGATGACGGGCGTGCACGACGCGGGCATGGACCTGCGCACCTTCCAGCTCCTCAAACGCTGGGACGCCGAGGGCCGCCTCCCGCTGCGCGTCTACGCGATGGCGGACGGCATGGGCTCCGAGCGGGAGAAGTACCTGGAGCTGGGGCCCTTCCAGGGCAACAAGCTGACGATGCGCGCCGTGAAGCTCATGATGGACGGGGCGCTCGGCAGCCGGGGCGCGGCGCTCCATGCTCCTTATAGTGACGAGCCCGCCCAGCGCGGCCTGGTGCTCCTCAACGCCGAGGAGTACGAGGCCCGGGTGCGGGCCTTCATCGCCCGAGGCTTCCAGGTGGCCACGCACGCCATCGGCGACCGGGCCAACACGCTGGTGCTGGACACGCTGCTGCGCGTGGCAGGGCCCGAGGGCGTGCGCTCCGGGCGGCACCGCGTGGAGCACGCGCAGGTGATGCGGCTGGAGGACATTCAGCGGATGGGCGCCAACGGCTTCATCGCCAGCGTGCAGCCCACCCACGCCACCAGCGACATGCCCTGGGCGGAGGTGCGCGTGGGGCCCGAGCGCGTCCTCGGCGCCTATGCGTGGCAGCGCCTCAAGGCCGCGGGGGCTCCGCTGGCGCTCGGCAGCGACTTCCCGGTGGAGCGGCCGGACATGCTCGCCGGGCTCTACGCGGCGCGCACCCGGCAGGACGCGGCCGGCCAGCCGCCGGGCGGGTGGTTCCCGGACCAGCGCCTCAGCGGAGAGGAGGCGCTCGAGGGCTTCACCGCGGGCAACGCCTACGCCTCCTTCGCGGAGAAGGAGCGCGGCCGGCTCGTGCCCGGCATGGACGCGGACTTCGTCGTGCTCTCGGTGGATCCGGTGGAGGCGGAGCCCACCGCGCTGCTCACGGCCCGGGTGCTCCTCACCGTGGTGGCCGGCAGCGAGGCCTACCGCGAGTCCACGCGCTGA